CTCCCCGGAGCGTTTCGGCGCTAGCCCCGCCCTTCATCGGCTCTTTGCCCCAAGGCATCCACCATTCGCTCTTTGTAGCTTGACCAAAACTCGGTGCCTTGAGTATCTGCAGATGCAGATCGGTTCCCGCTCGCTATGCAGTTTTCAAGGATCACGCAGGACGGGGTGGGTCGCGGAAGCTCAAGGCTCCGCGATCCAGCGCCCTCTGCATCCGCCGGGAAGCCGCGGCGCCTGTGCGCCGCGCCCGGCCCGGCGACCGGGCTTATGCCCGTCGCCACAAACTGTCATTCTATCACCGCGTGGACTGTCTGTCCACTCCCCGCGCCCACTCCAGCGCCGGGACTGTGCCCGGCCCGAAGGCCCGCCTTACGCGAACACACGAGCGCAGACGAAACTTTTCCATGGAGGCTAGCGGGTTCGAACCGCTGACCTTCTGCGTGCAAAGCAGACGCTCTCCCAGCTGAGCTAAGCCCCCTTCATCGGGCATCGCCTCCGCCTGGCGCAGCCGGCTTCAGAACAGCAGACTGGGCCTAATTGGAGTCGAACCAATGACCTCACCCTTATCAGGGGTGCGCTCTAACCAACTGAGCTATAGGCCCATACCCGGCCGGCCCGCACACCCCTCGGCGGGTTCTGGCCGCCTCCAGGGCCCGGCGCCGGTCGCCAAGACTGAAACCGGCCCCACACGCAAAAGGGGAGACCCAAAGCCTCCCCCGGCGATCAGCGTCCGGGAGCGCCGACAATGCCCGAACCAAGTCCTGCACCCAGCAGGCCAGAAGCTGCCGGCGGTCCTCACATCGCGCTCGCCACGAGCGCTTTGTCCCGAAAGCCGAAAAGAGTGAGCGCGCAGAACAGAACTGCCTGAACGAGACCGACCTAAGAGCTCAGCCCGGCCATCCCCGCGATGCGCGCAGCATCGTCGCGGACGCCGAACAAGGCTCCTTAGAAAGGAGGTGATCCAGCCGCACCTTCCGATACGGCTACCTTGTTACGACTTAGCGCCCCTTACCGGCCACACCTTCGGCGACTCCCTCCCTTGCGGGTTGGGCCATCGACTTCGGGTGCAACCGACTCAGGTCACTTGACGGGCGGTGTGTACAAGGCCCGGGAACGTATTCACCGCAGCATAGCTGATCTGCGGTTACTAGCGATTCCGACTTCACGCAGTCGAGTTGCAGACTGCGATCCGAACTGGGACCGGATTTTTGGGATTAGCTCCACCTCGCGGTCTTGCTGCCCTCTGTTACCGGCCATTGTAGCATGTGTGTAGCCCCAGGCGTAAGGGCCATGCCGACTTGACGTCATCCCCACCTTCCTCCCGCTTACACGGGCAGTTTCGCAAGAGTGCCCGACTTTACGCTGGCAACATGCGATGAGGGTTGCGCTCGTTGCGGGACTTAACCCAACATCTCACGACACGAGCTGACGACAGCCATGCAACACCTGTCACCCGGTCCTTCCTTTTGGGAAGGAAGACCTGCTTTCACAGGCTGTCCGGGGATGTCAAGCCTGGGTAAGGTTCTTCGGTTAGTAACGAATTAAACCACATGCTCCACCGCTTGTGCGGGCCCCCGTCAATTCCTTTGAGTTTCAACCTTGCGGCCGTACTCCCCAGGCGGGATACTTAATGCGTTAGCTACGGCACTAGTGGGGTCGATACCACTAACACCTAGTATCCATCGTTTAGGGCCAGGACTACCGGGGTATCTAATCCCGTTCGCTCCCCTGGCTTTCGCACCTCAGCGTCAGATACGGACCAGGCAGCCGCCTTCGCCACGGGTGTTCCTCCTGATATCTACGCATTTCACCGCTACACCAGGAATTCCACTGCCCTCTTCCGTCCTCAAGCCTCCCAGTTTTGGATGCAGTTCTGCGGTTGGGCCGCAGGATTTCACACCCAACTTAAGAGGCCGCCTACGCGCGCTTTACGCCCAGTGACTTCGGACAACGCTCGCCCCCTACGTCTTACCGCGGCTGCTGGCACGTAGTTAGCCGGGGCTTATTCGCCAGGTACCGTCACGTTCTTCTTCCCTGGCAAAAGACCTTTACATCCCGAAGGACTTCATCGGTCACGCGGCGTCGCTGCGTCAGGCTTTCGCCCATTGCGCAAGATTCCTAATTGCTGCCCCCCGTAGGAGTCTGGGCCGTGTCTCAGTCCCAATCCGGCTGACCATCCTCTCAGACCAGCTACCCGTCGTAGCCTTGGTAGGCCGTTACCCCACCAACAAGCTGATAGGCCGCGAGCCCATCCCAGAGCGCATTGCTGCTTTAATCCCCACCGGATGCCCGGCGGGGACCACATGCGGTATTAATCCACCTTTCGGTGGGCTATCCCCCACTCTGGGGCAGGTTGCTCACGTGTTACTCGACCGTTCGCCGCTAGCTTTTGGGCCGAAGCCCTAAGCTCGCTCGACTTGCATTTCTTAGGCACGCCGCAAGCGTTCGTCCTGAGCCAGGATCAAACTCTCCGTGAAAATCAAAAACGCATCCGAAGCACCCTTGGCGATTGGAGCTACCGAAGCAACCCGTCTCACGTTGGGCGCCACTGATGCGCCTGTTTACAACGGAAGTTTTCCTGTTCGCTTGGAGACCGCAACCGCGCCCCGAAGAGCCCGGCACGGCTTCCGGTTGCATGTTGAAACTCGCTCAGACTGTCTGCTGCACGCTCACTCTCTTCGGTTTTCAAGGACCGACCGGCTTCACCCGGGACCCGATGGTCCCCGGAGCCAACCTCTTTTATACCACAGCGGATCCGGCGCTGTCAACACTTTTTCAGCGGACTTTTTCTTCCGGATCTCTGCGGGCCGCCTCCGGGAGACTTGCTCCCGCTCAGCGCGAGAGTATATATACCCCGGCCTTGCCCGGGTGGCAATACCCTAGACAAAGTTTTTTTCAGAAATGTTCCCGCCGCTTCTCTACCGCGTTACGAACAGCCCCGGGTTCTGCTGGCGGCAGTGGCTTTGCCCTGCCCGAATCCAGCAGCAGCCACGTCCATCCCTAAACAGTAACAGGGACCCTCCTGCCCGGCGGAGCCAAGTATCATGGATGAGTCTATAAGACCGGCAGGAGGGACGCCGTGCCGGCTCGAAAGAAGCGGAAAGCGTGAGAGACTAACGCCGGTTGCTATGGACTTCTTACGGGCATCAACCTGGCCATGCTGGATCCACGAGATCCGGATGGCGCTCTCCATTCTGGTCACGGCCGCGTGCGGAGCGCACGCCTGGCACAGTCTAAGAACAGGAAGCAGCGCCCCTTCGGCCCTGCAGTGGGCTTCGGCGATCTATGCCGTGGCCTTTTTCTTCGCGGCGTGGGCGAACTCCGTCATGCTGCTGGTCACACTGCTGGCCGGCCGTTATCAGCAGGGACCGTACCATCTGGGAACATTCACGTTGCTGCTGGTGGTCACCTATGTTCTGACGGCCGGTCTGAGCCGGCACGCCTCACCCGCGTAACCGGAGGGCCACCCCTCCCTTCACGCCACTGATTGACAGGCCGGACGGCGCGAAACTATAATCCAGCCTGGCTCCTGGAACACCGGATATGCGTCCAAAGAACACAAACGGCCGGCCTCCTCGCCGCGTCCGGCGGGCGCTCCAGACGGCCCTGCGAATCTTCTCGGTCCTGTGCCTCATCGTGCTGGGGGCCACCATCGGGCTCTTCGGCGGCGTGTACTATAGCGTCTCCACACTGGTGCCCCAGAACCTGGGCTCGCTGGAAACGCGGGTGGCCGATGCGACGCGCATCTACTCGTCGGATGGCGAGCTCCTGGCGCGTCTGTATGTACAGAACCGGGATGTGGTAAGTCTGGAAAAGATCCCGCTGGCCCTCCAGCAGGCCACCATCGCCATCGAAGACAAGCGCTTCCGCACCCACTACGGATTTGATCACTCCGCCATCATACGCGCCACTCTCGCCAACCTGCGCAACCGCGGCTACGAACAGGGCGCGAGCACCATCACCCAGCAGCTAGCGCGCAACATCTACCTGACCAAGAAGAAAACGCTGGCGCGCAAGTTTCAGGAGCTGACGCTGGCCATCGCCCTGGAACGGCGCCACACGAAGGACCAGATCCTGGAGGCTTACCTGAACCACGTCTATTACGGCAGCGGAGCATACGGCGTGGAGGCGGCGGCGCAGACCTATTTCGGCAAGCACGTGCAGGATCTGACTCTGGCGGAGTGCGCGCTCATCGCCGGGCTCACTCAGCGCCCTTCGGGGTATTCGCCGTTCAACAACCCCCGCGCGGCGATCGGCCGCCGCAACCTGGTCCTCAGCCGCATGGTGGAAGACGGTTATATAACCGAGGCGGAGGCGGAGGAGGCCCGCTCCGCCGAACTGAAGCTCGCCCGGAAGCCCACAGAGCTGCGCTGGAAGGCGCCCTATTTTGTCTCCTACATCATCCAGCAGCTTTCGGATGAGTACGGGGAATCCACGCTCTATCAGTCGGGGTTGCGCGTCTACACGACGCTGGACTGGAAGATGCAGCAGGCCGCCGAGAATGCCGTGCGCAAAGGAGTGGAATCCAACAGGAGGCGGCGTGTGGGTCAGGGCGCTCTGGTCTCCATGGATCCCCGCACCGGATATGTCCGGGCCATGGTAGGCGGTACGGACTTCCGCAAGCGGCAGTTCAATGTCATCACGCAGGGCAACCCGCAGCCCGGTTCCACATTCAAGGTATTTGTCTACACAGCCGCGCTTGAGAACGGCTGGAAGCCTTCGGACACCGTGCGGGACGAGAAGGTGTGGCTGCGCGGCCGCGACAAGCCGCCCTGGCCACAGAACTACGACCGCCGCTATCACGGACGGGTGACCCTGAAGACCGCCGTGGCCCAGTCCTACAATGTGCCCGCCGTGCTGGTGGCCCGATCGGTGGGCCTGGACGAAGTCATCCGCTACGCCCGCGCCATGGGCATCACGGCGAACATCCCGGAGAACCTCTCCATCGCCCTGGGCTCCACCGGGGTTCGCCCCATCGAGATGAACACCGCCTACTGCGTCATCGCGAACGGCGGTTTCGAGGCCACTCCGGTGGCAGTCACCCGCGTCACGACGGCGGACGGTGGCGTCATCTACAACCATACTCCGCCGGTTCAGCCGCGGCGGGTCATCCGGGAGACCACGGCGGAAGGCATGGACGAGATGCTGCGTGCAGTAGTCACCAGCGGGACGGGACGCAGCGTCGCCCGCAGAGTCGCGGACGCCCGGGGGAAGACCGGCACCACAGACCAGGATCGCCACGCCTGGTTCATCGGCTACACCCCGGAGCTGGTCACCACGGTCTGGGTGGGAAACGACGTGCCCATTCCGATGGACAACGTCTGGGGGAGCAACGTCTGCGCTCCCATCTGGTGCGATTTCATGACGGTGGCGGTTCCCCGGCAGAGAGAATTCCTGCGCAAGAAGGCGGCCGAAAGCGCCGCTCAGGAGTCCACATCAAACGACCGGAACGGCGAAAGGGAGCGCCCCCGCAGCCACTCGCGCCGCGTGACGCTGACCATCTGCGACGAGTCGGGTCTGCTGGCCGGTCCCGGCTGTCCCAGCACACACCGCCAGACGTTCCGCCAGGAAGACGCACCCGCCGTCCAGTGCGACATCCACACCGGAGAAACTGCCCCACCCGACTCCATCGTACCGGACGTGGAGCCGCAGCCCCCCGCGCCGGAGCCATCCGGCCAGGTGCAACCGGAACCGCCGACTGCGGATGTCCGCCCCCTGGCTTCCCGAGAAGCGGAATACAAGACGGTGCTGATCTGCGCCGATTCCGGGCAGCTTGCCTCCACAGCCTGCCCGCACGTGATCCGCAAACGCTTCCGCGCAGACCTGGCGCCAACCCGCGTCTGCCAGATGCGGCATTGACACGGCGTAGAGCGCAAGGCTGAAACGATGAGGCTCCACGACATTCCTGCGCCGCAGGCCCCTGAGGAGATCCACCGCGCGAGGCAGCGCGCGCGGCTGGCGCAACTGTTCGTGGCGGCCCTTTTTCTGGTGCTGCTCGGCCGTCTCTGGTATCTCCAGATCGCTCAGGGAGAGGCGCTGCACCTGGCATCGGAGCAGAACCGCATCCGCAAAGACCGCCGTCCGGCGCCGCGGGGGGAGATCCTGGACAGGCGCGGGGCGGTGCTGGCCAGCACGCGTCCCAAGTTCGTCGTGACGGTGGACCCTGACGTATTCCGCGCCGAAGGCCCGGAAGCGAGGAGACTGGCGGAATGTCTGGGGATGAGCATCGAAGAAGTCCGGGCGCGCATCAAGCCACCGGCGGAGGGCTACCGCCGCGTGCGGGTGGCGGTGGACATCCCCCGCGAGACCCTGAACCGTCTGATGGAGATGCGCCCATGGCTGCCGGGGGTCTCCGTGGACCTGGAGGAGCTGCGCTACTATCCACAGGGGAAGCTGGCCGGGCACCTGCTGGGATACATCGGGCCGATCCCCGAACGTCTGGCGGCGCAATACAAAGAGAAAGGGTATCCGCCGGACGCACGCATCGGAATCACCGGGCTGGAGAAGACTTACGAAGAGGAGCTGCGCGGGCGGGACGGGGGGCTGGTGGTGGAAGTGGACGCCATGGGCCGGCGCACGCGGCTGCTGCGGGAGGAGGAACCCTCTCCCGGAGCCGATCTGGTGACCACCATCAATGCGGCCGTTCAGCGGGCGGCGGAAGAGGGACTGACCGGCAAGGTGGGATCCGCTGTCGCACTGGACCCGCGCACGGGCGAAGTGCTGGCGCTGGCAAGCCGCCCCGGATACGACCCCAATCTTTTCGCCCGGGGCATCCGGGTGAAGGAGTGGGAGGCCATCCGCAACGACAAGAGGCTTCCGCTGCTCAACCGCGCAGTCCAGAGCGTCTATGCTCCGGGATCCACCTTCAAGACCATTTCAGCGCTAGCCGGGCTGGAGGGCGGCGTGATCACGCAACGCTCGGCCGTCTCGTGCGCGGGAGCATACTATCTGGGACGGAAGCGGTTCGGGTGCTGGAAGCGTCACGGCCACACGGACTTTTTCGATGCCCTTGCTGAGTCCTGCGACGTATTCTTTTATCAGATGTCCCGCAGGCTGGGCGTGGACCCCATCGCCGACCTGGCCCGCCGGCTGGGGCTGGGCGAAAGGACGGGTATTGACCTGCCTGGCGAGCGCAAGGGGACCGTTCCTTCCACCGCGTGGAAGCGCCAGGCGGTGCGCAGGGATCCGACCTGGCATCCGGGCGACACACTGAACACGGCGATCGGGCAGGGTTACCTGCAGACATCATCGCTCCAGATGGCCCTGGTCACCGGAGCCATTGCGACGAAAGGCAAGGTATATCGGCCCCACCTGGTCCGGGAGATCCGCAGCGGCGGGCGAGTCAAGCGAGTGGCGCCGGGGCTGATCCGCGAGGTCCGGCTGAACGGCCGGAACTATGACCTGGTTATAGAAGGAATGCGCCAGTGCGTGCTGCGGGGAACCGGACGCGCATCCGCTCTGCCGGGCATATCCGTGGGAGGAAAAACGGGCTCCGCCCAGAACCCGGCAGGCAAGGCGCACGCCTGGTTCGTGGCGGTGGCGCCGCTGGAGGATCCTCAGATCGCCGTCTGCGTGATGGTTGAGCACGGAGGGCACGGTTCGACGGCAGCGGCCCCCGTGGCCCGCGCTATGCTGGCGGCGCACTTCGGTCTTTCGAGCGCGGGCGCGGCTCCGCGGGTGTCGGGCGACTGAAGCCGCCCGGGAACTGCCCGGAGCGCAGGTCGTGACCACGCCCGCGCCGGATTCGGCTCGTCCGACCGTGCCGGACGGCTCAACCACCGTAGAGATGGTTCCGGAATGCCAGGAGGGATGAGGGTGCTCTTGCGGCATCACCGGCCCCTGTCGCGTTGACAGGCGCGGCGGGATGGTGGGATACTCCTCTGGCGCCCTGCCCCGCAGGGCGGCGCGACCGATTTCCCACAACAGGAGGCTGTCCAAAAGGTGAGCGACGTTCTGCAAACCCTTCTCGACCGCGGGTTCATCCAGCAATGCACGGACCCGGAGGCGCTTTCGCGCCTGCTGGCGCAAGAGAGGGTGGTCTTCTATTGCGGATTCGACGCCACCGCCACAAGCCTGCACTGTGGGAGCCTGATGCCCATTATGGCGATGGCGCATCTCCAGCGCGCGGGACATTTTCCCATCGCGCTCATCGGGGGGGGGACCACCATGGTGGGCGACCCCAGCGGCAAGACCGAGATGCGCAAGATGCTCACGCCGGAGGAGATCGAGCGCAACGGACGCGGCATCCTTTCCCAGCTCCAGAGGTTCCTCCAACTGGACGGGGAGCGCGGCCTGTTCCTGAACAATGCGGACTGGCTGCTGCCGCTAAACTACATCCAGTTCCTGCGCGATGTGGGACGGCATTTCCGTGTCAACGAGATGCTGAAATCCGAGGCGTACCGCTTGCGGATGGAGCGCGAGGACGGGCTCTCGTTCATCGAGTTCAACTACCAGATCCTTCAAGCCTACGATTTTATGGTGCTGGCTCGCGACCGGGACTGCCGGCTACAGATCGGCGGCGACGACCAGTGGGGGAACATCGTGGCCGGTGTGGACCTGACCCGCCGGATGCTGGGCAAGCAGGTCTTCGGAATGACATTCCCCCTGTTGACCACCGCGCGCGGCGAGAAGATGGGCAAGACCAATCGCGGAGCCATCTGGCTGGACGCAGAACGCACCCCGCCTTACGAGTTCTACCAGTACTGGATCAACTCGGACGACCGCGACGTGGAGCGGTTCCTGGCGTTTTTCACCTTCCTGCCTATGGATGAGGTGCGCCGGCTAGGACGCCTGGAAGGCGCCGACATCCGCATCGCGAAGGAGACTCTGGCCTACGAGGTGACGAAACTGACGCACGGGCAGGAGGAAGCGGACCGCGCCCGGGAAGCCTCGCGGGCCGCGTTCGGCGGAGGCGGCGAGGATCTTTCCGCTATGCCGGCCACCCCTGTGCCTGTTTCACGCCTGCAGGAAGGCATCCCCATCATTGACCTTCTCTGCGAGACCGGTCTGGCGAAATCGCGGAGCGACGCGCGGCGGCTGGTCCTTCAGGGCGGAGCATACGTCAACGACGAACAGGTGCCCGGCCTGGAGGTCACGGTGGGAGCCGCCGACGTGCGGGACGGTGCCGTGTTGTTGCGGGCCGGCAAGAAGAAATACCACCGAGTGGTGGCCGAGGGCTGAGGGAGCGAGCTTTCAGCCGCGCCAGTAGTATAGCGCCACAATGAGCGCCGCCAGCCCCAGGCGATAATAGACAAAGACAGCCAGCCCCCGCTGTCGGAGGTAATCCAGCAGGAATCGGATGCACAGGTAGCCCACCACCCCGGCTGCTATGGCCGCCACAATGAACATTTGGAGTTCTTCCAGCGGGATGCCGGAGCGGAAATCCTTTCCAAGCTGCAGACCAGCCGCTCCGGCGATGATGGGAGCGGAAAGAAGAAAGCTGCAACGCGCCGCGGCGTCCCGCTGAAGCCCCAGCGCCAGCCCCGCGCTGATGGTGATTCCGGAGCGAGAGATGCCGGGCATCAGCGCGAGCGCCTGCGCCAGCCCGATGAGCACCCAGTCCCGCAGCCCGGCGCCGGCCCACCCGCGCTCCTTGCGGCCCAGCCGATCGGCCGCCAGCATCACCAGGGCCACACCTCCCGTGGTGGCCGCGACGAACAGAGGATGGCGCAGCCGCTCCTCGACAATATCACCGAATGCCACTCCGGCCAGCGCGGCCGGAACGCATCCGGCGACGATGAAAAGGCCGATGAGTCCCGCCTGCCGCGTGGGGTCGTCGCATCTTCCCCGATTCAGCGCAAGACGCGCAAGCGAGGAGAGGATGTGCACCCAGTCCCTCCAGAAGTACCAGAGCACGCCGGCAAGCGTCCCCACATGCGTCGCCAGATCGAAAGCCAGGCTGTTGGCGTTCCAACCCAGAAGCCAGGGGACGACGATCAGGTGCCCCGTGCTGGAGACGGGGATGAACTCTGTGGCGCCCTGCACGGCACCGAGGACAATGGCCTGAAAAACGGTCACGGAATCGCGAATCCTTTCGGAACTGTTGGGTCCGTCCGGGTGACTATGTAGCCCGAAGAGGAGCCATCCCGCAAACCGGGAGCCTCACGCGAGGGCGGGCGATGCGCCAGGTACGGGCCTTTCCTGATCATCAACCACCTCCGCGGTTCCCCCCGGAGGACCGCCCTGCCCCGTCTGACCGTCCCGCCGCTGCAGATAGTATCTTGTGATCAGAGTCCGGGCCATCGCTGCGACGGGGGCCGCCAGGAACATCCCCAGTATGCCGAAGAACTCGTAGGCCGCCAGGATGCAGATCAGCAG
The sequence above is drawn from the Armatimonadota bacterium genome and encodes:
- a CDS encoding penicillin-binding protein produces the protein MRPKNTNGRPPRRVRRALQTALRIFSVLCLIVLGATIGLFGGVYYSVSTLVPQNLGSLETRVADATRIYSSDGELLARLYVQNRDVVSLEKIPLALQQATIAIEDKRFRTHYGFDHSAIIRATLANLRNRGYEQGASTITQQLARNIYLTKKKTLARKFQELTLAIALERRHTKDQILEAYLNHVYYGSGAYGVEAAAQTYFGKHVQDLTLAECALIAGLTQRPSGYSPFNNPRAAIGRRNLVLSRMVEDGYITEAEAEEARSAELKLARKPTELRWKAPYFVSYIIQQLSDEYGESTLYQSGLRVYTTLDWKMQQAAENAVRKGVESNRRRRVGQGALVSMDPRTGYVRAMVGGTDFRKRQFNVITQGNPQPGSTFKVFVYTAALENGWKPSDTVRDEKVWLRGRDKPPWPQNYDRRYHGRVTLKTAVAQSYNVPAVLVARSVGLDEVIRYARAMGITANIPENLSIALGSTGVRPIEMNTAYCVIANGGFEATPVAVTRVTTADGGVIYNHTPPVQPRRVIRETTAEGMDEMLRAVVTSGTGRSVARRVADARGKTGTTDQDRHAWFIGYTPELVTTVWVGNDVPIPMDNVWGSNVCAPIWCDFMTVAVPRQREFLRKKAAESAAQESTSNDRNGERERPRSHSRRVTLTICDESGLLAGPGCPSTHRQTFRQEDAPAVQCDIHTGETAPPDSIVPDVEPQPPAPEPSGQVQPEPPTADVRPLASREAEYKTVLICADSGQLASTACPHVIRKRFRADLAPTRVCQMRH
- the uppP gene encoding undecaprenyl-diphosphatase, which gives rise to MTVFQAIVLGAVQGATEFIPVSSTGHLIVVPWLLGWNANSLAFDLATHVGTLAGVLWYFWRDWVHILSSLARLALNRGRCDDPTRQAGLIGLFIVAGCVPAALAGVAFGDIVEERLRHPLFVAATTGGVALVMLAADRLGRKERGWAGAGLRDWVLIGLAQALALMPGISRSGITISAGLALGLQRDAAARCSFLLSAPIIAGAAGLQLGKDFRSGIPLEELQMFIVAAIAAGVVGYLCIRFLLDYLRQRGLAVFVYYRLGLAALIVALYYWRG
- the tyrS gene encoding tyrosine--tRNA ligase encodes the protein MSDVLQTLLDRGFIQQCTDPEALSRLLAQERVVFYCGFDATATSLHCGSLMPIMAMAHLQRAGHFPIALIGGGTTMVGDPSGKTEMRKMLTPEEIERNGRGILSQLQRFLQLDGERGLFLNNADWLLPLNYIQFLRDVGRHFRVNEMLKSEAYRLRMEREDGLSFIEFNYQILQAYDFMVLARDRDCRLQIGGDDQWGNIVAGVDLTRRMLGKQVFGMTFPLLTTARGEKMGKTNRGAIWLDAERTPPYEFYQYWINSDDRDVERFLAFFTFLPMDEVRRLGRLEGADIRIAKETLAYEVTKLTHGQEEADRAREASRAAFGGGGEDLSAMPATPVPVSRLQEGIPIIDLLCETGLAKSRSDARRLVLQGGAYVNDEQVPGLEVTVGAADVRDGAVLLRAGKKKYHRVVAEG
- the mrdA gene encoding penicillin-binding protein 2; amino-acid sequence: MRLHDIPAPQAPEEIHRARQRARLAQLFVAALFLVLLGRLWYLQIAQGEALHLASEQNRIRKDRRPAPRGEILDRRGAVLASTRPKFVVTVDPDVFRAEGPEARRLAECLGMSIEEVRARIKPPAEGYRRVRVAVDIPRETLNRLMEMRPWLPGVSVDLEELRYYPQGKLAGHLLGYIGPIPERLAAQYKEKGYPPDARIGITGLEKTYEEELRGRDGGLVVEVDAMGRRTRLLREEEPSPGADLVTTINAAVQRAAEEGLTGKVGSAVALDPRTGEVLALASRPGYDPNLFARGIRVKEWEAIRNDKRLPLLNRAVQSVYAPGSTFKTISALAGLEGGVITQRSAVSCAGAYYLGRKRFGCWKRHGHTDFFDALAESCDVFFYQMSRRLGVDPIADLARRLGLGERTGIDLPGERKGTVPSTAWKRQAVRRDPTWHPGDTLNTAIGQGYLQTSSLQMALVTGAIATKGKVYRPHLVREIRSGGRVKRVAPGLIREVRLNGRNYDLVIEGMRQCVLRGTGRASALPGISVGGKTGSAQNPAGKAHAWFVAVAPLEDPQIAVCVMVEHGGHGSTAAAPVARAMLAAHFGLSSAGAAPRVSGD